Proteins co-encoded in one Setaria viridis chromosome 9, Setaria_viridis_v4.0, whole genome shotgun sequence genomic window:
- the LOC117835976 gene encoding pectin acetylesterase 9 isoform X3, translating into MAPRRRRAWPAAAAVVTAVVTAAAAVVFAAQAADMVQERLTVGMTIVADAAFTGAVCLDGSPPAYHLHRGSGAGARSWLLQFEGGGWCNDVRSCAERAGTRRGSTHLMTKVEVFSGILSNLPAMNPDFYNWNRVKLRYCDGGSFSGDSAYINDSSVLYFRGQRIWDAIITDLLQKGLAKAENVLLSGCSAGGLATFFHCDSLKERLGGATTVKCLSDAGFFLDLNDISGINNIRQFFSSLVSVQGVQKNLNKDCQNSTDYPYLCFFPQYALPYIRTPYFILNSAYDVYQFHHIFVPPSSDPRGQWSRCKMDPGACSTSQIATLQGLRNAMLTSLKQIEGEPEAGMFINSCFAHCQSELQDTWFAPDSPMIHDRR; encoded by the exons ATggcgcctcggcggcgccgggcgtggCCTGCGGCTGCTGCCGTCGTTACGGCCGTGgtcaccgcggcggcggccgtcgtctTCGCGGCCCAGGCCGCGGACATGGTCCAGGAGAGGCTGACGGTGGGCATGACGatcgtcgccgacgccgcgtTCACGGGGGCAG TGTGCCTCGACGGGAGCCCGCCGGCGTACCACCTGCAccgcggctccggcgccggcgcgcgcagCTGGCTGCTCCAGTTCGagggcggcggctggtgcaacGACGTGCGGTCGTGCGCCGAGAGGGCCGGGACGCGCCGAGGGTCCACCCACCTCATGACCAAGGTCGAGGTCTTCTCCGGCATCCTCAGCAACCTCCCGGCCATGAATCCAG ATTTTTACAACTGGAACCGTGTGAAGCTACGTTATTGCGATGGTGGGTCCTTCTCGGGTGATTCAGCATACATAAATGAC TCCTCAGTCCTCTACTTCAGAGGTCAGAGAATATGGGATGCTATTATCACTGACCTACTACAGAAGGGACTAGCGAAAGCTGAAAAT GTACTGCTCTCAGGTTGTTCAGCAGGAGGCCTAGCTACATTCTTCCACTGCGACAGCCTCAAGGAGCGTCTTGGAGGAGCTACCACGGTGAAATGCCTGAGTGATGCGGGATTTTTCCTTGATCT GAATGATATTTCTGGCATCAACAATATAAGGCAATTCTTTAGCAGCCTAGTCTCCGTGCAG GGAGTTCAGAAGAATTTGAACAAAGATTGCCAGAATTCAACAGACTATCCATACCTG TGTTTTTTTCCGCAATATGCACTTCCATACATTAGAACCCCATATTTCATCTTGAATTCAGCTTATGACGTGTATCAG TTCCATCACATTTTCGTGCCACCTTCATCTGATCCTAGGGGACAGTGGAGCCGCTGTAAGATGGATCCTGGTGCATGCAGCACATCCCAAATTGCAACCCTCCAAG GACTGAGAAATGCAATGTTGACATCTCTGAAACAGATTGAAGGCGAACCAGAGGCAGGGATGTTCATAAACTCTTGCTTTGCACATTGCCAGAGTGAGCTGCAAGACACATGGTTTGCACCAGATTCCCCAATGATACATGATAGG AGGTGA
- the LOC117839941 gene encoding putative calcium-binding protein CML19 — protein MVAAPPSSSPSEFGSLFAAFDKDADGRISAAELRLCMGAALGEDVAAEDAEALVASADADGDGLLDGDEFARLVRAQAGDGDDEEEERRRGLEAAFGMYAAEGEGARMRITPASLKRMLGRLGAHREVDDCRAMIRRFDLDGDGVLSFDEFEIMMSA, from the coding sequence ATGgttgccgcgccgccgtcgtcgtcgccgagcGAGTTCGGCTCGCTGTTCGCCGCGTTCGACAAGGACGCCGACGGCAGGATCTCGGCGGCCGAGCTGCGGCTCTGCATGGGGGCGGCGTTGGGCGAGGACGTGGCGGCCGAGGACGCCGAGGCGCTGGTGGCCTCGGCGGACGCGGACGGCGACGGGCTGCTGGACGGGGACGAGTTCGCGCGCCTGGTGCGCGCGCAGGCGGGGGACggggatgacgaggaggaggagaggcgcaGGGGGCTCGAGGCGGCGTTCGGCATGtacgcggcggagggcgagggggCGCGGATGCGCATCACGCCCGCCAGCCTGAAGCGGATGCTCGGCAGGCTCGGCGCGCACCGGGAGGTCGACGACTGCCGCGCCATGATCCGCAGGTTcgacctcgacggcgacggggtgCTCAGCTTCGACGAGTTCGAGATCATGATGAGCGCCTGA
- the LOC117835976 gene encoding pectin acetylesterase 9 isoform X4, translated as MAPRRRRAWPAAAAVVTAVVTAAAAVVFAAQAADMVQERLTVGMTIVADAAFTGAVCLDGSPPAYHLHRGSGAGARSWLLQFEGGGWCNDVRSCAERAGTRRGSTHLMTKVEVFSGILSNLPAMNPDFYNWNRVKLRYCDGGSFSGDSAYINDSSVLYFRGQRIWDAIITDLLQKGLAKAENVLLSGCSAGGLATFFHCDSLKERLGGATTVKCLSDAGFFLDLNDISGINNIRQFFSSLVSVQGVQKNLNKDCQNSTDYPYLCFFPQYALPYIRTPYFILNSAYDVYQFHHIFVPPSSDPRGQWSRCKMDPGACSTSQIATLQD; from the exons ATggcgcctcggcggcgccgggcgtggCCTGCGGCTGCTGCCGTCGTTACGGCCGTGgtcaccgcggcggcggccgtcgtctTCGCGGCCCAGGCCGCGGACATGGTCCAGGAGAGGCTGACGGTGGGCATGACGatcgtcgccgacgccgcgtTCACGGGGGCAG TGTGCCTCGACGGGAGCCCGCCGGCGTACCACCTGCAccgcggctccggcgccggcgcgcgcagCTGGCTGCTCCAGTTCGagggcggcggctggtgcaacGACGTGCGGTCGTGCGCCGAGAGGGCCGGGACGCGCCGAGGGTCCACCCACCTCATGACCAAGGTCGAGGTCTTCTCCGGCATCCTCAGCAACCTCCCGGCCATGAATCCAG ATTTTTACAACTGGAACCGTGTGAAGCTACGTTATTGCGATGGTGGGTCCTTCTCGGGTGATTCAGCATACATAAATGAC TCCTCAGTCCTCTACTTCAGAGGTCAGAGAATATGGGATGCTATTATCACTGACCTACTACAGAAGGGACTAGCGAAAGCTGAAAAT GTACTGCTCTCAGGTTGTTCAGCAGGAGGCCTAGCTACATTCTTCCACTGCGACAGCCTCAAGGAGCGTCTTGGAGGAGCTACCACGGTGAAATGCCTGAGTGATGCGGGATTTTTCCTTGATCT GAATGATATTTCTGGCATCAACAATATAAGGCAATTCTTTAGCAGCCTAGTCTCCGTGCAG GGAGTTCAGAAGAATTTGAACAAAGATTGCCAGAATTCAACAGACTATCCATACCTG TGTTTTTTTCCGCAATATGCACTTCCATACATTAGAACCCCATATTTCATCTTGAATTCAGCTTATGACGTGTATCAG TTCCATCACATTTTCGTGCCACCTTCATCTGATCCTAGGGGACAGTGGAGCCGCTGTAAGATGGATCCTGGTGCATGCAGCACATCCCAAATTGCAACCCTCCAAG ATTGA
- the LOC117835976 gene encoding pectin acetylesterase 9 isoform X1, with product MAPRRRRAWPAAAAVVTAVVTAAAAVVFAAQAADMVQERLTVGMTIVADAAFTGAVCLDGSPPAYHLHRGSGAGARSWLLQFEGGGWCNDVRSCAERAGTRRGSTHLMTKVEVFSGILSNLPAMNPDFYNWNRVKLRYCDGGSFSGDSAYINDSSVLYFRGQRIWDAIITDLLQKGLAKAENVLLSGCSAGGLATFFHCDSLKERLGGATTVKCLSDAGFFLDLNDISGINNIRQFFSSLVSVQGVQKNLNKDCQNSTDYPYLCFFPQYALPYIRTPYFILNSAYDVYQFHHIFVPPSSDPRGQWSRCKMDPGACSTSQIATLQGLRNAMLTSLKQIEGEPEAGMFINSCFAHCQSELQDTWFAPDSPMIHDRKIAEVIGDWYFERDAAKEIDCAYPCDSTCHNLIPSDQDGISGAQSGHQFCSIRICRQMIIYMCILLIALQFI from the exons ATggcgcctcggcggcgccgggcgtggCCTGCGGCTGCTGCCGTCGTTACGGCCGTGgtcaccgcggcggcggccgtcgtctTCGCGGCCCAGGCCGCGGACATGGTCCAGGAGAGGCTGACGGTGGGCATGACGatcgtcgccgacgccgcgtTCACGGGGGCAG TGTGCCTCGACGGGAGCCCGCCGGCGTACCACCTGCAccgcggctccggcgccggcgcgcgcagCTGGCTGCTCCAGTTCGagggcggcggctggtgcaacGACGTGCGGTCGTGCGCCGAGAGGGCCGGGACGCGCCGAGGGTCCACCCACCTCATGACCAAGGTCGAGGTCTTCTCCGGCATCCTCAGCAACCTCCCGGCCATGAATCCAG ATTTTTACAACTGGAACCGTGTGAAGCTACGTTATTGCGATGGTGGGTCCTTCTCGGGTGATTCAGCATACATAAATGAC TCCTCAGTCCTCTACTTCAGAGGTCAGAGAATATGGGATGCTATTATCACTGACCTACTACAGAAGGGACTAGCGAAAGCTGAAAAT GTACTGCTCTCAGGTTGTTCAGCAGGAGGCCTAGCTACATTCTTCCACTGCGACAGCCTCAAGGAGCGTCTTGGAGGAGCTACCACGGTGAAATGCCTGAGTGATGCGGGATTTTTCCTTGATCT GAATGATATTTCTGGCATCAACAATATAAGGCAATTCTTTAGCAGCCTAGTCTCCGTGCAG GGAGTTCAGAAGAATTTGAACAAAGATTGCCAGAATTCAACAGACTATCCATACCTG TGTTTTTTTCCGCAATATGCACTTCCATACATTAGAACCCCATATTTCATCTTGAATTCAGCTTATGACGTGTATCAG TTCCATCACATTTTCGTGCCACCTTCATCTGATCCTAGGGGACAGTGGAGCCGCTGTAAGATGGATCCTGGTGCATGCAGCACATCCCAAATTGCAACCCTCCAAG GACTGAGAAATGCAATGTTGACATCTCTGAAACAGATTGAAGGCGAACCAGAGGCAGGGATGTTCATAAACTCTTGCTTTGCACATTGCCAGAGTGAGCTGCAAGACACATGGTTTGCACCAGATTCCCCAATGATACATGATAGG AAAATTGCAGAGGTGATAGGCGATTGGTACTTTGAAAGAGATGCTGCCAAGGAGATTGACTGTGCCTATCCTTGTGATTCAACTTGTCACAACCTTATACCATCTGATCAG GATGGAATCTCAGGTGCTCAAAGTGGACACCAATTCTGCAGCATTAGAATTTGTCGACAAATGATTATTTACATGTGTATATTGCTCATTGCATTACAATTCATTTGA
- the LOC117840454 gene encoding proline dehydrogenase 2, mitochondrial encodes MAIASRVSKRALSTFAAAKLPEAVAATAEPSLPSVTPASSTSERTGGRVLQFEDTGRLFAGEPTSALVRTLAALQALSVGPLVDAATAALRSPAVAGSALGRAAARATAYKHFCAGETADEAAAVVRRLWRGGMGGILDYGIEDAEDGDACDRNAAGFIAAVDVAASLPPGSASVCIKITALCPIALLEKTSDLLRWQKKHPSFSLPWKAHSFPILSDSSPLYLTASEPPALTAEEERELELAHERLLAVCARCVEHGIPLLVDAEYATVQPAIDYFTLVGALAVNGEARSADGERPIVHGTIQAYLRDARDRLEAMVRAAERERVRLGLKVVRGAYLTRETRLAASLGVPSPIHGSIQDTHDCYNGCAAFLLDRVRRGSASVMLATHNVESGQLAAAHAQELGIPKGDRNLQFAQLMGMADGLSLSLRNAGFQVSKYLPYGPVEQIIPYLIRRAEENRGLLSASSFDRQLLRKELGRRVKAAVVGRE; translated from the exons ATGGCCATCGCCTCCCGCGTCTCGAAGCGCGCGCTGTccaccttcgccgccgccaagctCCCGGAGGcggtcgccgccaccgcggagCCGTCGTTGCCGTCGGTGacgccggcgtcgtcgacgTCCGAGAGGACCGGCGGTAGGGTGCTGCAGTTCGAGGACACCGGGCGGCTGTTCGCCGGGGAGCCGACGTCGGCGCTGGTGCGCACGCTCGCCGCGCTGCAGGCGCTGTCCGTGGGGCCCCTGGTCGACGCCGCGACCGCGGCGCTgcggtcgccggcggtggccggcagcgCGCTGGGCCGGGCCGCGGCGAGGGCCACCGCATACAAGCACTTCTGCGCGGGCGAGACCGCGGACGAGGCCGCGGCCGTCGTGCGCCGGCTGTGGCGCGGCGGCATGGGCGGGATCCTTGACTACGGGATCGAGGACGCCGAGGACGGCGACGCGTGCGACCGCAACGCCGCCGGGTtcatcgccgccgtcgacgtcgccgcCTCGCTGCCGCCGGGCTCG GCGAGCGTGTGCATCAAGATCACGGCGCTGTGCCCGATCGCGCTGCTGGAGAAGACGAGCGACCTGCTGCGGTGGCAGAAGAAGCACCCGTCCTTCAGCCTGCCGTGGAAGGCGCACTCGTTCCCGATCCTGTCGGACTCGAGCCCGCTGTACCTCACCGCGTCGGAGCCGCCGGCGctgacggcggaggaggagcgcgagctGGAGCTCGCGCACGAGCGGCTGCTGGCGGTGTGCGCGCGGTGCGTGGAGCACGGCATCCCGCTGCTGGTGGACGCCGAGTACGCCACCGTGCAGCCGGCCATCGACTACTTCACGCTCGTCGGCGCGCTGGCGGTCAACGGCGAGGCCCGCTCGGCGGACGGCGAGCGCCCCATCGTGCACGGCACCATCCAGGCGTACCTCCGCGACGCGCGTGACCGGCTTGAGGCCATGGTGCGCGCCGCGGAGCGGGAGCGCGTGCGCCTGGGGCTCAAGGTCGTGCGCGGCGCGTACCTGACCCGGGAGACCCGGCTCGCTGCCTCCCTCGGCGTGCCGTCGCCGATCCACGGCAGCATCCAGGACACCCACGACTGCTACAACGGAtgcgccgccttcctcctcgaCCGCGTCCGCCGCGGCTCTGCCTCCGTTATGCTCGCCACCCACAACGTCGAGTCAG GCCAACtcgcggcggcgcacgcgcaGGAGCTGGGGATCCCGAAGGGAGACCGCAACCTGCAGTTCGCGCAGCTGATGGGCATGGCGGACGGGCTGTCGCTGAGCCTCCGCAACGCCGGGTTCCAGGTCAGCAAGTACCTgccgtacgggccggtggagcaGATCATCCCCTACCTCATCAGGCGCGCAGAGGAGAACAGAGgcctcctctccgcctcctccttcgACAGGCAGCTGCTCCG GAAGGAGCTGGGGAGGAGGGTCAAGGCCGCGGTGGTGGGACGTGAGTGA
- the LOC117835976 gene encoding pectin acetylesterase 9 isoform X2, producing MAPRRRRAWPAAAAVVTAVVTAAAAVVFAAQAADMVQERLTVGMTIVADAAFTGAVCLDGSPPAYHLHRGSGAGARSWLLQFEGGGWCNDVRSCAERAGTRRGSTHLMTKVEVFSGILSNLPAMNPDFYNWNRVKLRYCDGGSFSGDSAYINDSSVLYFRGQRIWDAIITDLLQKGLAKAENVLLSGCSAGGLATFFHCDSLKERLGGATTVKCLSDAGFFLDLNDISGINNIRQFFSSLVSVQGVQKNLNKDCQNSTDYPYLCFFPQYALPYIRTPYFILNSAYDVYQFHHIFVPPSSDPRGQWSRCKMDPGACSTSQIATLQGLRNAMLTSLKQIEGEPEAGMFINSCFAHCQSELQDTWFAPDSPMIHDRKIAEVIGDWYFERDAAKEIDCAYPCDSTCHNLIPSDQELRMY from the exons ATggcgcctcggcggcgccgggcgtggCCTGCGGCTGCTGCCGTCGTTACGGCCGTGgtcaccgcggcggcggccgtcgtctTCGCGGCCCAGGCCGCGGACATGGTCCAGGAGAGGCTGACGGTGGGCATGACGatcgtcgccgacgccgcgtTCACGGGGGCAG TGTGCCTCGACGGGAGCCCGCCGGCGTACCACCTGCAccgcggctccggcgccggcgcgcgcagCTGGCTGCTCCAGTTCGagggcggcggctggtgcaacGACGTGCGGTCGTGCGCCGAGAGGGCCGGGACGCGCCGAGGGTCCACCCACCTCATGACCAAGGTCGAGGTCTTCTCCGGCATCCTCAGCAACCTCCCGGCCATGAATCCAG ATTTTTACAACTGGAACCGTGTGAAGCTACGTTATTGCGATGGTGGGTCCTTCTCGGGTGATTCAGCATACATAAATGAC TCCTCAGTCCTCTACTTCAGAGGTCAGAGAATATGGGATGCTATTATCACTGACCTACTACAGAAGGGACTAGCGAAAGCTGAAAAT GTACTGCTCTCAGGTTGTTCAGCAGGAGGCCTAGCTACATTCTTCCACTGCGACAGCCTCAAGGAGCGTCTTGGAGGAGCTACCACGGTGAAATGCCTGAGTGATGCGGGATTTTTCCTTGATCT GAATGATATTTCTGGCATCAACAATATAAGGCAATTCTTTAGCAGCCTAGTCTCCGTGCAG GGAGTTCAGAAGAATTTGAACAAAGATTGCCAGAATTCAACAGACTATCCATACCTG TGTTTTTTTCCGCAATATGCACTTCCATACATTAGAACCCCATATTTCATCTTGAATTCAGCTTATGACGTGTATCAG TTCCATCACATTTTCGTGCCACCTTCATCTGATCCTAGGGGACAGTGGAGCCGCTGTAAGATGGATCCTGGTGCATGCAGCACATCCCAAATTGCAACCCTCCAAG GACTGAGAAATGCAATGTTGACATCTCTGAAACAGATTGAAGGCGAACCAGAGGCAGGGATGTTCATAAACTCTTGCTTTGCACATTGCCAGAGTGAGCTGCAAGACACATGGTTTGCACCAGATTCCCCAATGATACATGATAGG AAAATTGCAGAGGTGATAGGCGATTGGTACTTTGAAAGAGATGCTGCCAAGGAGATTGACTGTGCCTATCCTTGTGATTCAACTTGTCACAACCTTATACCATCTGATCAG GAATTGAGGATGTATTAG
- the LOC117835608 gene encoding uncharacterized protein: MRTPPSRRAVMAAAPPPNPGSARDRPDRLKGDDIIAALAPHIRFADHLAHRVVNRAWRRSCRLIGRAPPPFPWLMLPPPAASGPAPAAPGAPQRRVFYDIPGGRSYAYPVPASYRYVASRGGWLVLAASDPPRRLVVLNPITAAEVVVSWPFGQDPAEGFHAVMTASLADPACFLVVATDRVVKYCRPALGGDWATLRAQGFRFDTACSDLVSVGATVYLMDERRKVWRADLAAAEPRVERRDASFALPQGEIRWRHYLVESLGHVLLVVSDDHHKRLGLYRLNWDARLWVRTPASGLGDNVLLLGRGCSAVVPASAAAGRSPGTVLVVRQPWRSTVLHMGLNFCGDGGEQPWFWTESRLGAGLDDDQLVMRKTVPQRPGQLTTGDSFWFFPAIDQSDCP, from the coding sequence ATGCGGaccccgccgtcgcgccgcgcggtgatggcggcggcgccgccgcccaaccCCGGGAGCGCTAGGGATCGCCCCGACCGCCTGAAGGGCGACGACATCATCGCCGCGCTGGCGCCCCACATCCGCTTCGCCGACCACCTCGCCCACCGCGTCGTCAATCGCGCCTGGCGCCGCTCCTGCCGCCTCATCGGCCGGGCGCCCCCGCCCTTCCCGTGGCTCATgctcccaccgcccgccgcgagcggacccgccccggccgcccccggcgccccgcAGCGCCGAGTCTTCTATGACATCCCCGGCGGGAGGTCCTACGCGTACCCGGTCCCGGCGTCCTACCGCTACGTCGCGAGCCGCGGCGGGTGGCTCGTCCTTGCCGCCTCGGACCCGCCGCGCCGGCTCGTGGTCCTCAACCCCATCACCGCGGCGGAGGTGGTCGTGTCGTGGCCGTTCGGGCAGGACCCcgccgagggcttccacgccgTCATGACGGCCTCGCTCGCCGACCCGGCGTGCTTCCTCGTGGTCGCCACGGACAGGGTCGTCAAGTACTGCCGCCCCGCCCTCGGCGGGGACTGGGCCACGCTGCGCGCCCAGGGGTTCCGCTTCGACACGGCCTGCAGCGACCTCGTCTCCGTCGGAGCCACGGTGTACCTCATGGACGAGCGGAGGAAGGTCTGgcgcgccgacctcgccgccgcggagcccAGGGTCGAGCGCCGGGACGCGTCGTTCGCGCTCCCGCAGGGGGAGATCAGGTGGCGCCACTACCTTGTCGAGTCGCTCGGCCACGTCCTCCTCGTGGTCTCGGACGATCACCACAAGCGCCTCGGGCTCTACAGACTCAACTGGGACGCCAGGCTGTGGGTGCGCACGCCCGCGAGTGGCCTCGGCGACAATGTGTTGCTGCTGGGCCGTGGGTGCTCCGCGGTCGTgccggcgtcggccgccgcgggcCGCTCGCCTGGCACGGTTTTGGTGGTGCGCCAGCCGTGGAGGTCGACGGTCCTGCACATGGGCCTGAACTTTTGTGGTGATGGAGGTGAGCAACCTTGGTTCTGGACGGAATCGCGGCTCGGAGCTGGACTGGATGATGATCAGTTGGTGATGAGGAAGACGGTGCCGCAGCGGCCAGGCCAGTTAACCACCGGTGACTCCTTCTGGTTCTTCCCCGCCATTGATCAGAGTGATTGTCCGTAG
- the LOC117840651 gene encoding uncharacterized protein, which translates to MGNRSRLSASKESMKSISEETESTSRDTETSRFHQLKCRDEKFREPCLDRVPNFHCKSLPSRYRDANPEDSIMHKRGSMYQSSSEVSRLRNLQGRRKINYSSNKDTFLSFEVVNSSSQPSTSGACFFPQRSYSCNTRSSMGTIHQASREFLKLSLHEIPEDDLTVERPRRDCNLLKNGAVDSFLEISLEEDTAKGSCTNAAPHLLEGSCTEVARSNCQQSVGVCPDERDASNLPKSLSTKVGVFDATCSSECVGNKKARSSPFKKILDPIMKSKSQRNPSPSLMETEDAKSSNTPFGGKGRVLRKSLLSDISRMEQSLTPDCQTNGEAQQLTASSSPTHLHAVIKLDPNNGAFGFEFCTKGPEESIYANTWKAGNELNWIYTFHSSGKRASTVGRASKDRRGCLPPIVGQMHVSSYLYSNVEEDGILNNSATTEFVLYDIAHARRSSAVERIQCTDSVRPSFCNVVNNSISTRDRNDLMQRQNTTRNDSDLSTSCLWSREDLHPHLEVAAVVIQVPFHKTKSKQLRAGSLPGSIKAVTAGGAHGLPRDDEASPSPLLDRLKSGGACDCGGWDMSCPIVVLDNAYDSYWADSVMNESKVPMELFAQGNKEVLPALLMKADGNGHFSVDFHARLSALQAFSICISLLHCSEASSDIGIEKFKNKLYSSSLKMLLKEEVKQLIDSVTTKEKKKPKSRNEKAPPSIVMNPPFSPMGRV; encoded by the exons ATGGGGAATCGTTCTCGTCTAAGTGCATCCAAGGAAAGCATGAAATCAATCAGTGAAGAAACCGAGAGTACGAGCAGAGACACAGAAACAAGCAGATTTCACCAATTGAAATGCAGAGATGAAAAATTCAGAGAACCATGCCTTGACAGGGTCCCTAATTTCCACTGCAAAAGTTTGCCTTCAAGATATCGAGATGCAAATCCGGAAGATAGCATCATGCACAAGCGCGGCTCTATGTATCAGAGTTCCAGTGAGGTTAGCAGACTTAGGAATCTCCAAGGGAGGAGGAAAATAAATTATTCGAGCAATAAAGACACATTTTTGTCCTTTGAGGTTGTTAATTCGTCCTCTCAGCCTAGCACAAGTGGTGCTTGCTTCTTTCCGCAGCGAAGCTATTCATGCAATACAAGGTCTTCTATGGGGACAATTCATCAAGCTTCCAGAGAGTTTCTGAAACTTTCACTCCATGAGATCCCTGAGGATGATTTAACGGTTGAAAGGCCACGCAGAGACTGCAATTTGTTGAAAAATGGTGCAGTAGACAGTTTCCTGGAGATTTCACTTGAAGAAGATACCGCCAAAGGTTCATGCACAAATGCAGCCCCTCATTTGCTAGAAGGCAGCTGTACTGAAGTTGCAAGATCAAATTGCCAACAGTCAGTTGGTGTTTGTCCTGATGAAAGAGATGCAAGTAATCTGCCCAAGTCCTTGTCAACGAAGGTGGGTGTTTTTGATGCTACATGTTCATCAGAATGTGTTGGCAACAAAAAGGCTCGATCTAGTCCGTTCAAGAAAATACTTGATCCTATCATGAAGTCGAAGTCTCAACGGAACCCTTCTCCTTCTCTGATGGAAACAGAAGATGCAAAATCTAGTAATACACCATTTGGAGGAAAAGGTAGAGTATTACGCAAATCCTTGTTAAGTGATATCTCAAGGATGGAGCAAAGCCTCACACCTGATTGCCAGACAAATGGGGAAGCCCAGCAATTGACTGCCAGTTCATCGCCAACTCATCTTCATGCTGTTATTAAATTGGATCCAAATAATGGTGCTTTCGGTTTTGAGTTTTGTACCAAGGGCCCAGAAGAATCAATATATGCTAACACGTGGAAAGCTGGGAATGAACTGAATTGGATTTATACTTTCCATAGCAGTGGCAAGCGAGCAAGCACTGTGGGAAGGGCCTCAAAGGATAGGCGTGGTTGTCTACCACCAATTGTAGGCCAGATGCACGTGTCTTCCTATTTGTACTCTAATGTTGAAGAAGATGGTATTTTGAATAACTCAGCCACCACGGAATTTGTTTTGTATGACATTGCTCATGCAAGACGGAGTTCTGCTGTTGAGAGAATTCAATGTACCGATTCCGTTCGACCATCATTCTGCAATGTTGTCAACAATTCCATCTCTACCCGAGACAGAAATGATCTGATGCAGCGACAAAATACTACAAGGAATGACTCAGATCTATCAACATCTTGCCTTTGGTCCCGAGAAGATCTTCATCCTCATTTGGAGGTTGCTGCTGTCGTGATCCAGGTGCCATTTCATAAAACAAAATCGAAACAACTGAGAGCTGGATCATTACCTGGTAGTATCAAAGCGGTTACAGCAGGTGGTGCGCATGGGCTGCCAAGGGATGATGAAGCCAGTCCGTCACCATTACTTGACCGCCTGAAGTCTGGTGGGGCCTGTGATTGTGGTGGATGGGACATGTCTTGCCCAATTGTTGTCCTTGATAATGCATATGATAGTTACTGGGCTGATTCTGTGATGAATGAAAGTAAAGTTCCTATGGAGCTATTTGCTCAG GGTAACAAAGAAGTTCTCCCTGCCCTTTTGATGAAGGCGGATGGGAATGGACATTTCTCGGTGGATTTTCATGCACGACTATCAGCGTTGCAGGCGTTTTCTATCTGCATCTCTTTGCTTCACTGTTCTGAAGCTTCTTCAGACATTGGTATCGAAAAATTCAAGAACAAGCTATACTCCAGCTCGCTGAAGATGCTTCTGAAGGAGGAAGTGAAGCAGTTAATTGACTCAGTCACGACcaaggagaaaaagaaaccaAAGAGCAGGAATGAAAAAGCACCTCCATCTATTGTCATGAACCCTCCGTTTTCTCCCATGGGAAGAGTATAG